The proteins below come from a single Sander vitreus isolate 19-12246 chromosome 15, sanVit1, whole genome shotgun sequence genomic window:
- the map2k4a gene encoding dual specificity mitogen-activated protein kinase kinase 4a isoform X1, with amino-acid sequence MEFKHTTMATPSPNNSTTSSSHNSSNNAGSAPHHHNQSQSQHITTMSSMQESNTCWRCQSETGFQINLSGALPSKRKALKLNFANPPIKPATRFTLNTAGPPFQNPHIERLRTHSIESSGKLKISPEQHWDFTAEDLKDLGEIGRGAYGSVNKMVHKPSNQIMAVKRIRSTVDEKEQKQLLMDLDVVMRSSDCPYIVQFYGALFREGDCWICMELMATSLDKFYKFVYCSLDDVIPEEILGKITLATVKALNHLKENLKIIHRDIKPSNILLDRNGNIKLCDFGISGQLVDSIAKTRDAGCRPYMAPERIDPSASRQGYDVRSDVWSLGITLYELATGRFPYPKWNSVFDQLTQVVRGDPPQLSNSDERRFSPKFISFVNVCLTKDESKRPKYKELLKDPFIQMYEERSVDVASYVCRLMDQMPASPSSPMYMD; translated from the exons ATGGAATTCAAACACACAACAATGGCGACTCCCAGTCCTAACAACTCAACAACATCTAGCAGCCACAACAGCAGCAATAACGCAGGATCTGCACCACACCAccataaccaatcccaatcTCAGCACATTACTACAATGAGCAGCATGCAGG AGTCCAACACCTGCtggagatgtcagagtgaaacAG GGTTTCAGATAAACCTGTCTGGAGCTCTCCCAA GTAAACGCAAAGCTCTGAAGCTGAACTTTGCCAACCCTCCGATCAAACCTGCGACTAGATTCACACTGAACACGGCCGGGCCGCCCTTTCAAAACCCTCACAT AGAGAGGCTGAGAACACACAGTATCGAGTCATCAGGAAAGTTGAAGATCTCCCCGGAGCAGCACTGGGACTTCACAGCCGAGGATCTCAAAGATTTGGGCGAGATCGGCCGCGGGGCTTACGGCTCCGTCAATAAGATGGTGCACAAGCCGAGTAACCAGATCATGGCGGTCAAG AGAATTCGGTCAACAGTCGACGAAAAGGAACAGAAGCAGCTGCTGATGGACCTTGACGTGGTCATGAGAAGTAGCGATTGTCCCTACATCGTGCAGTTTTATGGCGCTCTGTTCAGAGAG GGCGACTGTTGGATTTGTATGGAACTTATGGCTACCTCGTTAGACAAATTTTACAAATTTGTATATTGCTCATTAGACGACGTGATTCCAGAGGAAATATTAGGGAAAATAACATTAGCG ACTGTGAAGGCCCTTAACCACTTAAAAGAAAACTTGAAAATAATACACAGAG ACATAAAGCCGTCAAACATCCTCCTGGACAGGAACGGCAACATAAAGCTGTGTGACTTTGGCATCAGCGGTCAGCTGGTGGACTCCATCGCCAAAACCCGAGACGCAGGCTGCAGACCCTACATGGCA CCAGAGCGAATAGACCCGAGCGCGTCCAGGCAAGGCTACGACGTCCGCTCAGACGTTTGGAGTTTGGGAATCACACTG TATGAGCTGGCCACAGGGAGGTTCCCCTACCCAAAGTGGAACAGTGTGTTTGACCAGTTGACCCAGGTGGTGAGAGGAGACCCGCCACAACTCAGCAACTCGGACGAGAGGCGCTTCTCTCCCAAATTCATCTCCTTTGTCAACGTGTG CCTTACAAAGGATGAGTCGAAAAGGCCAAAGTACAAAGAGCTACTG AAAGATCCGTTCATTCAGATGTACGAGGAGCGCTCGGTGGATGTAGCGAGTTACGTCTGCAGGCTCATGGATCAGATGCCAGCATCTCCCAGCTCACCTATGTATATGGACTGA
- the map2k4a gene encoding dual specificity mitogen-activated protein kinase kinase 4a isoform X2 — protein MEFKHTTMATPSPNNSTTSSSHNSSNNAGSAPHHHNQSQSQHITTMSSMQESNTCWRCQSETGKRKALKLNFANPPIKPATRFTLNTAGPPFQNPHIERLRTHSIESSGKLKISPEQHWDFTAEDLKDLGEIGRGAYGSVNKMVHKPSNQIMAVKRIRSTVDEKEQKQLLMDLDVVMRSSDCPYIVQFYGALFREGDCWICMELMATSLDKFYKFVYCSLDDVIPEEILGKITLATVKALNHLKENLKIIHRDIKPSNILLDRNGNIKLCDFGISGQLVDSIAKTRDAGCRPYMAPERIDPSASRQGYDVRSDVWSLGITLYELATGRFPYPKWNSVFDQLTQVVRGDPPQLSNSDERRFSPKFISFVNVCLTKDESKRPKYKELLKDPFIQMYEERSVDVASYVCRLMDQMPASPSSPMYMD, from the exons ATGGAATTCAAACACACAACAATGGCGACTCCCAGTCCTAACAACTCAACAACATCTAGCAGCCACAACAGCAGCAATAACGCAGGATCTGCACCACACCAccataaccaatcccaatcTCAGCACATTACTACAATGAGCAGCATGCAGG AGTCCAACACCTGCtggagatgtcagagtgaaacAG GTAAACGCAAAGCTCTGAAGCTGAACTTTGCCAACCCTCCGATCAAACCTGCGACTAGATTCACACTGAACACGGCCGGGCCGCCCTTTCAAAACCCTCACAT AGAGAGGCTGAGAACACACAGTATCGAGTCATCAGGAAAGTTGAAGATCTCCCCGGAGCAGCACTGGGACTTCACAGCCGAGGATCTCAAAGATTTGGGCGAGATCGGCCGCGGGGCTTACGGCTCCGTCAATAAGATGGTGCACAAGCCGAGTAACCAGATCATGGCGGTCAAG AGAATTCGGTCAACAGTCGACGAAAAGGAACAGAAGCAGCTGCTGATGGACCTTGACGTGGTCATGAGAAGTAGCGATTGTCCCTACATCGTGCAGTTTTATGGCGCTCTGTTCAGAGAG GGCGACTGTTGGATTTGTATGGAACTTATGGCTACCTCGTTAGACAAATTTTACAAATTTGTATATTGCTCATTAGACGACGTGATTCCAGAGGAAATATTAGGGAAAATAACATTAGCG ACTGTGAAGGCCCTTAACCACTTAAAAGAAAACTTGAAAATAATACACAGAG ACATAAAGCCGTCAAACATCCTCCTGGACAGGAACGGCAACATAAAGCTGTGTGACTTTGGCATCAGCGGTCAGCTGGTGGACTCCATCGCCAAAACCCGAGACGCAGGCTGCAGACCCTACATGGCA CCAGAGCGAATAGACCCGAGCGCGTCCAGGCAAGGCTACGACGTCCGCTCAGACGTTTGGAGTTTGGGAATCACACTG TATGAGCTGGCCACAGGGAGGTTCCCCTACCCAAAGTGGAACAGTGTGTTTGACCAGTTGACCCAGGTGGTGAGAGGAGACCCGCCACAACTCAGCAACTCGGACGAGAGGCGCTTCTCTCCCAAATTCATCTCCTTTGTCAACGTGTG CCTTACAAAGGATGAGTCGAAAAGGCCAAAGTACAAAGAGCTACTG AAAGATCCGTTCATTCAGATGTACGAGGAGCGCTCGGTGGATGTAGCGAGTTACGTCTGCAGGCTCATGGATCAGATGCCAGCATCTCCCAGCTCACCTATGTATATGGACTGA